The DNA region TCTGGTGTCAATGGGGTACTGGAATGATACAGAGCGTACTGCTGAACGCTTCAAACCTGCACCCATGGCTTTTAAGGAAATTCCGACGCAGGAACTGGCAGTCTGGTCGGGTGATGTTGTGAAGCGGGACGACGATGGTTTTCTGTATTTTATTGGGCGTCGTGACGATATGATCAAAACGTCTGGTTATCGTGTCAGCCCCAGCGAGCTAGAAGAGGTGGTTTACGCTTCTGGTCTGATTTCAGAAGTGGCTGCCATTGGCCTTGCCCATGCGCGTCTGGGACAGGCGGTTGTTCTGGTGGTCGTGTGCGGTGACGAACAGGTGTTCGATGAAAAAGCCATTACCAAATATTGTCAGCAGCATTTACCCGCCTATATGGTGCCTGCAAAGGTGATCGAAAAGCAGAGCCTTGCCCGCAACCCGAATGGCAAAATTGACCGTAAAGTATTGACTGAAGAGTACAAAAGCCTGTTCAGTGCAACAGGAGTGAAGCAATGAGTAAAAAACATGACCGGCTTGAGCGAATCAATGTTAATAACAATGAACTGCTGATAGCTGACAGGAAAGCTTCAGAGCTGGTTGACATTGTTGGGGGGACACCGGTTTATGTTTACAGCCGGACAGAACTAAGTGACAGGGTTAAAGCATTGCGTGCCGCCATGCCGGAAGCTCTGAAGCTGCATTATGCGATTAAGGCAAATCCTATGCCAGCGGTTGTGCAACACATGTCTTCCATGCTGGATGGTCTGGACGTTGCCTCACACAAAGAGATGCTGGTGGCTCTGAGTACTGGTATAGCACCGGAAACGATAAGCTTTGCAGGCCCTGCCAAGCAACCTGGCGAGCTGTGGGCTGCGGTTGTGGCAGGAATTGTTGTGAATGTTGAATCAGTTCTAGAGCTGGAAAGGCTTTATGTCATCAGTGAAGATCTGGGCATCCGGCCCAAAGTGGCATTCCGTGTGAACCCGGATTTTGAACTGAAATCTTCTGGCATGAAAATGGCCGGAGGACCTAAGCAGTTTGGTATTGATGCGGAATTAATGCCGGATATTCTGTCAGGTCTGGATACGGCAAAAATTGATTTTAAGGGTTTTCATATTTTCTCAGGTTCACAGAACCTGAAAGCTGATGCACTGATAGAAGCCCATGACAAGACATTTGAGCTGGCTGCCAGGCTAACAGCTATTGCACCCGCTAAAGTGGAGCACGTCAATATCGGTGGTGGTCTTGGTATCCCCTATTTCCCGGGTGAAAAGGCGCTGGATGTGACACCTGTCGCTGAAAACCTTCAACGTTTGCTGGATTCCCGTAGTGGTGATTTTCGTGACACTGAAATTGTCATGGAGCTGGGACGTTACTTCGTCGGAGAAGCCGGTTATTACATCTGCAAGGTGACTGACAAGAAAGTGTCGAGAGGTCAGGCCTACCTGATGACAGATGGTGGTTTACATCACCATCTGTCTAATTCGGGTAATTTTGGTCAGGTCATTCGGAAGAACTATCCTGTCTTGATCGCTAACCGTGTCGATGGTGATAAAACAGAAAAAGTCGAAATAGTTGGCCCTTTGTGTACGCCACTGGATATTGTCGGCGCTAAACTTGAACTTCCTGAAGCGGAACTTGGCGATCTGGTGGTTGTATTCCAGTCTGGTGCTTACGGCGCAACAGCCAGTCCGCAGGACTTTTTGAGTCATCCACATGTCCGGGAGTTACTGATCTGATGTCTGCACCTGCATTGCCTAAAGCAAAGGTCAGGGCTGCAACGGCTGAAGACTTTGATGCAGTTTATCCATTATTACAGGAACTGAACAGCACGCGCTTTACCCGTGAAATCTGGCAGAGACTGTTTACCAACCTCTGGCATCAGGAAGACTGGAGTCCGGGCTATGTGCTGGATAATGGTGAGAAAGTGGTCGGTTTTCTGGGTGGGCTGAACTCGACGACTGTACTGGATGGGGAAACCCACATCGTTTGCAATCTGACGGCGTGGATTGTTAAGGATGAATACCGTAACAACTCTATCATGCTGCTTATGCCGTTTCTTAAGCGCAAGAATACCAGCCTGACCAGCCTGACCTCTTCTCCTGAAGCTTATAAGGTGTATAAAAAGCTGGGGTTTAAGGATGTAGAAACAGATTGCCGGATTATTTATCCACTGCCGTCTTTTAGCAGACAGTACAAAGTGCTTTCAGCAAAAGATGAAGTGCAGGAAATATTAAGAGAGAAGGAAAAGAAGGTATTTATTGATCATGAAGGGCTGGATGTAAAGCAGATAGTGATCAGTGATGGACAAGAGCATTGCTATCTTTTAATGACCCGTCGTTTGGGGCGTGGGCATATTCAGATGATTAGCAATGTTAGCTTGTTCAGGAAGGCAGTTGGGGCAACGTGTGGATCAATCTGTAAGAGTATTGATGTTAAGTCGTTGCAGGTCGATGAGCGTTTTTTGGCGGGGCAAAAAATACTGCTGTCTCGTAGAAAGGTGTTTCCACAGCCTAAGCAGGTTCGGGGTAAGCTGCCTGCTTCTGAGGTAAATGCTGCTTATTCTGAGCTTTCAGTACTGGCTACACCCTGAGGTGTAGCCAGTCTGGTATGTTGATCAGGAATGGGCCTGATTCACATACTCCAGCAGACTGCCAACGGTTTCGAAAATAGTCGCGTCGATATCATCGTCTGCAACGTCAATTCCGAAAGACTCTTCCAGAGCAGTGATAACGCCGACAACTGCCATGGAATCGAATTCAGGGAGTGCGCCGAGAAGTTCTGTGTCTTCGTTAAATTCACTGGCATCCAGTTCGAGAACAGTTTCCAGTAGGGATTTAATTTCATCAATTTTGGGCATTTATATTACCTGATGCCGTTCAAAGTCAGCTTTGATTACTTGTTAAATATTATTTAAAGAGATGGCTGTGTGCAGTTAGCCGAAAATGTCTTTATCAAAAAAAGGCTAGCGTACTTTAATAGGTTTGAAAATTTGGTTCAAGTGTTGATTTGTATGAGAAAATTATTTGCCATATTTTAGAGTGTCATAAAAAATTTCCCATTCTGATTTTGTTAGTTTTCCAGTATCGAGAAGATCTTTTTTGAGGACTTTAACCTTAACTCTTAGTTTATCTTCAATTTTATGGTAGGATCTTATGTATTTCAATGCAGTATCGATCCAGCAAATCTCCCCTAACTCAGTTGACATGACATTTTGGAAGTGAAGATCTCTATATATAGCTCCATTTTCAGCCATCAGATTGATATCATTTGCTATATCGATAAGAATTTTTTCAATAACTTTGTTTTCTCGAAATAGTTTTGTATGGTGTTCAATAGGTAAGTAAGATTCAAGCTTTTCTGTTATGAGAAGCTCGTTAACATCGCGACTTAGTGGCGCAACTCCCCAGAATTGAATATTATGTACTCTTATTCCTAACTTACTAAGAAAGATATTACCTTTAATCTCGTCATACGATTTTGATCGATAAGTTAGCAATCTGAAGTTGTCTCGAATGAAATTACTTACTTTAACTGTTTTGTAAACACTGCGTTCGTGCATGTAAACTCTTGAATACATGCTCTCATAAATTTTGTTGTCTGAGTGTATGTTTTCTTTACCAGTATAGGGCTTGATTTTTTTACTGTAGAATTTTTTATTTCGAAATGTTACTGAGTCAATTGGCATGATGAAGGATTCTCTATAAATCCAGCTAACATATTAGCAATTTTTTGGGCTGGTGGCTGAAATAGTTACTTTATAAAAGTAGCACTCAGTTTTTAAAAGGTGGAAATGGAAGTAAGTTTATTTGGATAAAGAATGCTGACTGCGGGACAAAAAGTTCAAAGCCTGTTTAAATCCACGTTTCAATTTATCAGGATTCAGAAGTAGTTCCTGTAGATACTCCAAGCCTTGATGGAAAATGCTTTCTGCTGGCCATGATGCACCAAAGCGCGTTTTCGCAATTCTTGATGGAGAAATTGCTTGCCTCTTCAACCCTTCGGTGTAGCTCCAGCAGAATGCCAAAGCCAGCAAAGCCGTCAGCTTGTCCGTCCTCTCTGGTGCGGTCAGCCTGCAAGCTTCCATGTCAAACCCTCTGGTTTTAAGGCAACTGAACAGAGACTCGATTTCCCAGCGGCAATGGTAGTCGGGAATAATCGTATCAGGCTTATCCTGGCTGACAACAAAGCAGTAGCCTTTATGGGACAAACTCCCTGCAACATAAAGCTTCAAGCCCCAGATTTTGCAAGGCTTCGAGATTGCATCCCAAGTGCCAGTCTTCAATGAACGAAACTGCAACCGCACGGAGATGGCAGAGCTTCCGGGCTTAGCTACTTGTGTATTCTTCTTGATACGTATCCTGAACAGTATTCCTTGTTCCATGAGCCAGCTTAGCCAGCTGTGTCCATGAAACTCCCGGTCTGCGGTCAGGCAGGCAACTGGCTGATCCGGAAAAGTTGCCAAAAAGCGTTTCATGAGGGCAATTCTCTGATTCGACTCGGAGCAACCAGCTTTATCAAGGTTGCTCCAGAACAAAGGAATGGCAACACCCTGACAACAAACAGCCAGAACCAGATGGTTAATGTCCTGACTTCCGAGTTTCCAGTTGGTTCTGTCGAGACAGAGAGTCCACTTAGGCTCAAGAGGCACTAACGTGACAATCAAGCGAGCAATAGCGGAGTAGTCCAGTGAGTAGCTTCTGAAAAAACGTTGAATCCGTTTGTAGCTTGAGTCGGGGGAGGCCTCTCTGACAAAGGCGACACGGAGTCTGTATAGAGAGCTGGTTCTGAGTTTGATCAGACCAAGGATAAATTGAGCAATAAATTCACAACGAGCCTTGTTCCAATCGAGATGAACACTAAGCTTGTTCTGGAGTGCTGTGACAGGGTTCATTGGCATCAAAGAAAGTTTGTGTGAGAACTACTCTCTTAGCTCATGCTGCTGACCTTGCCAGCACTCTCCTCAAAAAATGTCCCGTAGTCAGTAAAGAATGATATTGTATAAAATACTTTATTTGATTGGTTCTACAAAAAAAAGCTCATTGCTTCTAACAGCTTTACGGAAATATGGATCAGCACCATAAGAAGTGATTTTCCGATTGATAATGAGTGACTGAATTATAGCACGTATTTTTTTCTTAAATTTTATTGGTCGACGTAAATCGTGCATCATTTCCAAAGAAATTGCTTTATCTGTTTGAACTTTCTTGTCAAGAGGAACAGAAAACAGACTGTTAACTTTAGTCATTTCGAATGATGGTGGGAGCGAAGCATTACTGTGAGCAGGACCATAAGGATGCATGTCAGTTGTCGTCAAATGGTTTGCATAGAGCAAAAGATGATCAGGCTGATGCTTTGTTTTGGACAGCGCCTCTTTTAAGGCTCTCGTTGCAAAAATATGGTCTGAGTGAGCATCAATCTGGTCATGAGGAGTGACGATTGAAGTAGGCTTTATCTGCTCAATAAGATCAGCCAGATCCTGAACCAGGTTTTTCCAGGTTGATTTACCATCCTGATCTGAAGTCAAGGTTTTCGTGTTAAAGATTCTGAATGTACGGGTGTCATTAATGGGGGATGTAAGGGACTGCACGGGCAGGTCTGGTGAGTCATGCATCTTCGCAAGTTGCTTACAGAAATAACCCAATTGAATGGAGTTGGTGTATGGCTGATTACCCCATAAAGGAACTGCCAGACTGTCCCAAGCCCTGACAAGGCCTTTTAGCTTTGAAGCTTTTTCTAAGTCATTAGAAAAGTGCTTAAAAGTTTCTGGTTCAATTTCCCCGGCGGTAAGCGTGATTATGTGGCTGTTTGTACGGCTATACAGACCATAAGCCGCAATTTCAGCATCATCTGCATGAGGGGCAATGACCATTAGTTTATCAATGCTGATTCGAGAGTTATCAAAGGTATGTAGTATGCATGAGCTAGAGATAGTGCAATGCGATATTTTCAGATTAAGAGTTAACGATCCCCCGTGATCATTGCATAAAGAAGAAATATTTAAATAGCGTTTGCCACTAACACTTCTTTCAAAGTACTGCTTTACTTCATTTCCTTGGGAAGTGATTGTTATATAAGGGTCTAGAAAATTCCCGCTAAAAGAAGAAGTTACATTAGCTTCAATGATATAAGTAGACTGCTTAGAAGAAGCTTCAAGCAATATTGTATTATCTTGAATAACTATTGTTTTTTTTCGGGATGATTGGAGATTATACTGGTAATTTTTTTTAGGGTTGTATAAAATGTGGTCAGAAAAAAATGACTGATAAACCAACCAAGCAATAAATATTGATGGAATCAGTGCAGATAAGCCAAAAGCAAACATAAAAAGAATAGGAATGGTTATTAAAATATATTTAGGAATCTTATGCATTAAATGACTCTGTTTTTATGTTTGTATTAATATTTTTAGGTACTATTTAAAATAGTATTTTGTTAATTTAGTCAGGTTGTTGATGTCGATAGATAACCCCCCCCTAGTAATATATTTTACACTTTTGCTGAGTTTTGACTTGTTCCCTTTGTTCCAGCTACCATCGAACAGGTGTTCTGCGTAAATCGTTTCTGGTTTTACGAGCTGTTTATTTGCAGACCCAAAACTACCTATTGGTAGCTTGACTTGGTTGCTGATCGTCTCTATGTGGTTGTCTGGTTTAAAACCAGCTTCTAGTAGCAAATTACTCACCATTGTAACATTGACCATTTTTTTTAAATCTGACGCATCAAACTCTAAGGAGTCATATAGATTTAGCATTTTTTCAGGAAGCCAATGTTTGGCTCTGCATCCAATCGTTGAGGTGCCGAAACGACCAATGTTTTCTAACCCTATAAAAAAATCAGATGTTAATAGTGGATTAAAACTTTTGAATACTTCAACATCAGTATCCAAATAAATTCCACCTTCCTGGTGGAGTGCCAACATCCGAACATAGTCTGAAACAAAGGCATATTTTTTGTTTTTGTAAGCAGACTCTACGAATTTATTAGAACTAATATCAAAGGTATCTTCATTCCATAGGCATAGTTCATAGTCTGGAAGGTTATGATTCCATGAGGCGATACATCGCCTTATAGTTAAGTTGAATTTTGATTCACCAAACCAGCAATAGTGTATCTTTTTTGGTATTTTA from Endozoicomonas sp. NE40 includes:
- a CDS encoding pyridoxal-dependent decarboxylase, exosortase A system-associated, which codes for MSKKHDRLERINVNNNELLIADRKASELVDIVGGTPVYVYSRTELSDRVKALRAAMPEALKLHYAIKANPMPAVVQHMSSMLDGLDVASHKEMLVALSTGIAPETISFAGPAKQPGELWAAVVAGIVVNVESVLELERLYVISEDLGIRPKVAFRVNPDFELKSSGMKMAGGPKQFGIDAELMPDILSGLDTAKIDFKGFHIFSGSQNLKADALIEAHDKTFELAARLTAIAPAKVEHVNIGGGLGIPYFPGEKALDVTPVAENLQRLLDSRSGDFRDTEIVMELGRYFVGEAGYYICKVTDKKVSRGQAYLMTDGGLHHHLSNSGNFGQVIRKNYPVLIANRVDGDKTEKVEIVGPLCTPLDIVGAKLELPEAELGDLVVVFQSGAYGATASPQDFLSHPHVRELLI
- a CDS encoding acyl carrier protein, which encodes MPKIDEIKSLLETVLELDASEFNEDTELLGALPEFDSMAVVGVITALEESFGIDVADDDIDATIFETVGSLLEYVNQAHS
- a CDS encoding glycosyltransferase family 32 protein, producing MNKIPKKIHYCWFGESKFNLTIRRCIASWNHNLPDYELCLWNEDTFDISSNKFVESAYKNKKYAFVSDYVRMLALHQEGGIYLDTDVEVFKSFNPLLTSDFFIGLENIGRFGTSTIGCRAKHWLPEKMLNLYDSLEFDASDLKKMVNVTMVSNLLLEAGFKPDNHIETISNQVKLPIGSFGSANKQLVKPETIYAEHLFDGSWNKGNKSKLSKSVKYITRGGLSIDINNLTKLTKYYFK
- a CDS encoding PIG-L deacetylase family protein, with translation MHKIPKYILITIPILFMFAFGLSALIPSIFIAWLVYQSFFSDHILYNPKKNYQYNLQSSRKKTIVIQDNTILLEASSKQSTYIIEANVTSSFSGNFLDPYITITSQGNEVKQYFERSVSGKRYLNISSLCNDHGGSLTLNLKISHCTISSSCILHTFDNSRISIDKLMVIAPHADDAEIAAYGLYSRTNSHIITLTAGEIEPETFKHFSNDLEKASKLKGLVRAWDSLAVPLWGNQPYTNSIQLGYFCKQLAKMHDSPDLPVQSLTSPINDTRTFRIFNTKTLTSDQDGKSTWKNLVQDLADLIEQIKPTSIVTPHDQIDAHSDHIFATRALKEALSKTKHQPDHLLLYANHLTTTDMHPYGPAHSNASLPPSFEMTKVNSLFSVPLDKKVQTDKAISLEMMHDLRRPIKFKKKIRAIIQSLIINRKITSYGADPYFRKAVRSNELFFVEPIK
- a CDS encoding IS4 family transposase produces the protein MNPVTALQNKLSVHLDWNKARCEFIAQFILGLIKLRTSSLYRLRVAFVREASPDSSYKRIQRFFRSYSLDYSAIARLIVTLVPLEPKWTLCLDRTNWKLGSQDINHLVLAVCCQGVAIPLFWSNLDKAGCSESNQRIALMKRFLATFPDQPVACLTADREFHGHSWLSWLMEQGILFRIRIKKNTQVAKPGSSAISVRLQFRSLKTGTWDAISKPCKIWGLKLYVAGSLSHKGYCFVVSQDKPDTIIPDYHCRWEIESLFSCLKTRGFDMEACRLTAPERTDKLTALLALAFCWSYTEGLKRQAISPSRIAKTRFGASWPAESIFHQGLEYLQELLLNPDKLKRGFKQALNFLSRSQHSLSK